A single Arachnia propionica DNA region contains:
- a CDS encoding roadblock/LC7 domain-containing protein: MDGKYGSSKHSDLKLVLSAIRRAIPELHGVMIASQDGLAIAHDFPEADAERIAAMAATALGLGKRISERTNMGDLAESVIHGRNGYLVVYGAGEDAVLVMQGPIESNLGLMRIEARVAAVEIKQLLTTA, encoded by the coding sequence ATGGACGGAAAATACGGCAGCAGCAAGCACAGTGACCTCAAGCTGGTGCTCAGCGCCATCAGGCGGGCCATCCCGGAGCTCCATGGTGTCATGATCGCCTCGCAGGACGGCTTGGCCATTGCCCACGACTTCCCGGAGGCGGACGCGGAGCGCATAGCCGCGATGGCCGCCACCGCGCTGGGGCTCGGTAAACGCATCTCCGAGCGCACCAACATGGGTGATCTGGCGGAGTCCGTGATCCACGGCAGGAACGGTTACCTGGTGGTCTACGGCGCGGGTGAGGACGCGGTGCTGGTGATGCAGGGACCCATCGAGTCGAACCTCGGCCTGATGCGGATCGAGGCCCGCGTCGCGGCTGTCGAGATCAAGCAGCTGCTGACGACGGCCTGA